The following proteins come from a genomic window of Salvia hispanica cultivar TCC Black 2014 chromosome 4, UniMelb_Shisp_WGS_1.0, whole genome shotgun sequence:
- the LOC125220523 gene encoding agglutinin-2-like, whose product MATSLQTLISLLSATALILTVATAKRPPPKGTVSFSYDFHGVQPIGVTLQGDANFPSQDSYLRLTKTNDYNGNAAELSVGRVLYTKPVPFWGKRGKSSFESTVKFIVTPNTNYEYPPADGLVFFITAPNSTVNEPGGSFGVFDQSGKNPLVFAVEFDIFINEDFDPNYRHVGIDIQSQVSSVTTAVDDAIVGQAVTATINYDAATNLISVRGSAGGKAFEVSYVYDLSSFLPEQVQVGISGATGGLSAIHDLISWSFTSTMGRKKNN is encoded by the coding sequence ATGGCCACTTCCCTCCAAACCCTAATCTCTCTTCTTTCCGCCACAGCCCTAATCCTCACCGTGGCAACCGCGAAGCGTCCACCCCCCAAAGGGACGGTCTCCTTCTCATACGACTTCCACGGTGTGCAACCAATTGGCGTAACCTTACAAGGCGACGCCAATTTCCCATCCCAAGACTCTTACCTCCGCCTAACAAAAACCAACGACTATAACGGCAACGCAGCGGAACTCAGCGTCGGCCGAGTCTTGTACACCAAGCCCGTGCCATTTTGGGGGAAACGGGGGAAATCCAGCTTCGAATCCACCGTGAAATTCATCGTCACACCCAACACCAATTACGAGTACCCGCCTGCCGACGGCCTCGTGTTCTTCATCACGGCCCCCAACTCCACCGTCAACGAGCCCGGTGGCAGCTTCGGTGTCTTTGATCAATCCGGCAAAAACCCCTTGGTTTTCGCAGTGGAATTCGACATCTTCATCAATGAAGATTTCGATCCTAACTATCGCCACGTTGGGATCGACATCCAGTCTCAGGTATCCAGCGTCACTACCGCCGTCGACGACGCGATCGTCGGCCAGGCGGTGACTGCCACCATCAACTACGATGCAGCCACCAATTTGATAAGCGTTCGTGGCAGCGCCGGTGGAAAGGCCTTTGAGGTGAGCTATGTGTACGATTTGAGCTCGTTTCTTCCTGAGCAGGTTCAAGTCGGGATCTCGGGCGCCACCGGAGGATTATCTGCCATTCACGACCTCATCTCTTGGTCTTTCACTTCCACCATGGGCCGCAAGAAAAACAATTGA